One Rosa chinensis cultivar Old Blush chromosome 5, RchiOBHm-V2, whole genome shotgun sequence genomic region harbors:
- the LOC112166016 gene encoding internal alternative NAD(P)H-ubiquinone oxidoreductase A1, mitochondrial, with amino-acid sequence MSWFRSLIHVSAARASSSSSSAKSRITDPFSYSLLSCFTTEARPPALYSGLGATKPGEKPRVVVLGTGWAGCRLMKGLDTKLYDVVCVSPRNHMVFTPLLASTCVGTLEFRSVAEPIGRIQPAISREPGSYFFLSNCIGLDTDKHLVQCETVTDGADNLEPWKFEIAYDKLVIALGAQPTTFGIRGVEEHAIFLREVYHAQEIRRKLLLNLMLSDVPGVSQEEKSRLLHCVVVGGGPTGVEFSGELSDFIQKDVHQRYAHVKDYIHVTLIEASEILSSFDDRLRRYATKQLTKSGVRLVRGIVKDVKDKTIVLNDGTEVPYGLLVWSTGVGPSSFVNSVQLPKAPGGRIGVDEWLRVPSVQDVFSIGDCSGFLESTGKPVLPALAQVAEREGKYLANLLNTIGEAGGGHANSAKEYVYKEPFVYKHLGSMATVGRYKALVDLRQSKEAKGLSLAGFVSWFIWRSAYLTRVISWRNRFYVAINWLTTLVFGRDISRI; translated from the exons ATGTCTTGGTTCAGAAGCCTCATCCACGTCTCGGCGGCCAGAGCCTCATCCTCGTCGTCTTCAGCCAAATCCAGAATCACTGACCCTTTCTCATACTCTCTCCTCTCATGCTTCACCACCGAGGCCCGACCGCCGGCGTTGTACTCCGGCTTGGGGGCGACGAAGCCCGGCGAGAAGCCGAGGGTGGTGGTGCTGGGGACGGGGTGGGCCGGGTGTCGGCTCATGAAGGGGTTGGACACGAAGCTCTACGACGTCGTTTGCGTCTCGCCGAGGAATCACATGGTTTTCACGCCGCTGCTGGCGTCCACGTGTGTGGGCACTCTGGAGTTTAGGTCGGTGGCGGAGCCAATCGGGAGGATCCAACCCGCCATTTCGAGGGAGCCAGGCTCGTATTTCTTTCTCTCCAATTGTATTGGGCTTGATACGGATAAGCATTTG GTGCAATGTGAGACTGTAACTGATGGAGCTGATAACTTGGAGCCATGGAAATTTGAAATTGCCTACGACAAGCTGGTAATTGCATTGGGTGCACAGCCCACAACTTTCGGAATACGTGGTGTAGAAGAGCATGCCATTTTTCTTCGTGAAGTCTACCATGCCCAGGAAATCCGTAGGAAGCTGCTCCTAAACTTGATGCTGTCGGATGTTCCCG GTGTTTCACAGGAAGAGAAAAGCAGACTCCTACATTGTGTTGTTGTAGGGGGTGGCCCCACTGGAGTCGAGTTCAGTGGTGAACTAAGTGACTTTATTCAGAAAGATGTTCATCAGAGATATGCCCATGTGAAAGATTACATTCATGTTACCTTGATTGAG GCTAGCGAGATATTGTCTTCATTTGATGATCGCCTGCGGCGCTATGCTACAAAACAGTTGACAAAG TCAGGAGTTCGTCTTGTCCGTGGAATTGTGAAGGATGTCAAAGATAAGACGATAGTTCTCAATGATGGCACAGAGGTCCCTTATGGGCTATTGGTGTGGTCTACTGGTGTTGGTCCATCATCTTTTGTAAACTCTGTGCAACTTCCAAAAGCTCCTGGTGGAAG GATTGGTGTTGATGAGTGGCTACGTGTTCCGTCCGTGCAGGATGTGTTTTCAATTGGTGATTGCAGTGGTTTTCTTGAAAGTACTGGAAAACCAGTCCTTCCGGCTTTGGCCCAG GttgcagagagagaaggaaaatatctagcaaatttactgaacacaaTTGGTGAAGCTGGTGGAGGGCATGCCAACAGTGCAAAGGAATATGTATACAAGGAACCTTTTGTTTACAAGCATTTAGGTAGCATGGCAACTGTTGGGAGATACAAAGCTCTTGTGGATCTGAGACAAAGCAAG GAAGCAAAAGGTTTATCTTTGGCTGGGTTTGTTAGTTGGTTTATTTGGCGCTCAGCATATTTAACAAGAGTTATAAGCTGGAGGAACAGATTTTATGTGGCGATTAACTGGCTTACGACTTTGGTGTTTGGACGTGATATAAGCAGAATTTAG